One part of the Treponema sp. OMZ 787 genome encodes these proteins:
- a CDS encoding ABC transporter permease, with amino-acid sequence MFKKLAFNNAKKSAKDYALFIFSMIQISALLYAFNSFIFDSSIKSFILQEGTSAALIGLADFFILFIAAWLVRYMIFFMMNTRSREFAIYQLIGIPPKKIARIFVRENALLGFGSFCIGIPVGILVQGFLKYIFFFFTSQKIGALFSFQLWGLTIAFGMYSFFYLLALLRSGRKLKKLSIQKLLLAEAEHEKPKVKKHTLLSIICFVISIAFFIHYFIMLFTYSMKNSAITLIYLILFVISIFLFYIGITGFLSFYAEKKGKTLFKNCNLFIIRQLTSKIISMQKTLAVVTVFITLGILSLSLSILFNLIGLKKINYSYPFDLIIYNKTPDYSFDEYVKLIEQELTITERITHTIYTDGQSALPLFLKKEMEMSDTGYKRYYYPTHTFLLLSDYNELRSSLDLKPVNIAQGEYILHTKKVLLKFLDSFDKDNSISLNGNFLKCKTVYDEGISQNGHYGSDYILVVADSYKKDLNPFYSVTALRFDNELSDSLLKELKNPDKTDEEGYAPGDDKIMTMADDYLVSRRFLFTEVLPIITMISFVLFYIAASFMCAVLTVLSIQQLSDAVKYRFRYTILFQLGLSPSDLKKLILKQLAFYFCIPALLGILLSGMITVFVGNFFWFHTGLLASGFIHFIFTLIPFFIIYGIYFGITYRLFIKNTELI; translated from the coding sequence ATGTTTAAAAAATTAGCTTTTAATAATGCAAAAAAATCGGCAAAAGATTACGCCCTTTTTATATTCTCGATGATACAAATAAGTGCACTTCTTTATGCATTTAATTCTTTTATATTTGATTCTTCAATAAAATCTTTTATATTGCAGGAAGGCACCTCCGCAGCATTAATAGGGCTTGCCGACTTTTTTATTTTGTTTATTGCAGCATGGCTTGTGCGCTACATGATCTTTTTTATGATGAACACGCGAAGCCGCGAATTCGCAATTTACCAACTCATCGGTATTCCGCCAAAAAAAATTGCCCGCATCTTTGTACGGGAAAATGCACTTTTAGGCTTCGGCTCCTTTTGTATCGGCATACCTGTAGGCATTTTAGTGCAGGGCTTTTTAAAATACATCTTCTTTTTCTTTACAAGTCAAAAAATAGGAGCCCTTTTTTCGTTCCAATTGTGGGGGCTGACAATTGCATTCGGCATGTATTCATTTTTTTATCTTCTTGCCCTTTTACGGAGCGGGAGAAAATTAAAAAAATTAAGTATACAAAAATTACTTCTTGCCGAAGCCGAACATGAAAAGCCTAAGGTAAAAAAACATACGCTTTTATCGATAATATGTTTTGTGATTTCTATTGCTTTTTTTATTCATTATTTTATTATGCTCTTTACATACAGTATGAAAAATAGTGCCATTACACTGATATATCTCATTCTATTTGTTATTTCGATCTTTCTTTTTTACATCGGTATAACAGGCTTTTTATCTTTTTACGCAGAAAAAAAAGGCAAGACTCTTTTTAAAAATTGTAATTTATTTATTATAAGACAGCTTACTTCAAAAATAATCAGTATGCAAAAAACACTTGCGGTTGTTACCGTATTTATTACCCTAGGTATCCTATCTTTGAGCCTTTCAATTTTATTCAATTTAATCGGACTAAAGAAAATAAATTACTCATATCCTTTTGATCTTATCATTTATAATAAAACGCCCGATTATAGTTTTGATGAATATGTTAAATTAATAGAACAAGAATTAACTATAACCGAAAGAATTACGCACACGATTTACACCGATGGTCAATCGGCTTTACCTCTCTTTTTAAAAAAAGAAATGGAAATGTCCGATACGGGATATAAAAGATATTATTACCCGACCCACACCTTTTTGCTTTTAAGCGATTATAATGAACTCCGCTCGTCCTTAGACTTAAAACCTGTAAATATAGCACAAGGAGAATATATTCTTCACACCAAAAAAGTACTTTTAAAATTTTTAGATAGCTTTGATAAAGATAACAGCATATCACTGAATGGAAACTTTTTAAAATGCAAGACCGTTTATGATGAAGGCATTTCACAAAACGGACACTACGGAAGCGACTACATTCTTGTAGTTGCCGATTCGTATAAAAAAGATTTAAACCCATTTTATTCCGTTACGGCTTTGCGTTTTGATAATGAACTTTCCGATTCATTATTAAAGGAACTGAAAAACCCGGATAAAACGGACGAAGAAGGTTATGCACCGGGTGATGATAAAATAATGACGATGGCCGATGATTATTTGGTAAGCCGCCGATTTCTTTTTACTGAGGTACTCCCGATTATCACCATGATTTCCTTTGTGCTTTTTTACATTGCGGCAAGTTTTATGTGTGCAGTTTTAACCGTGCTTTCCATACAACAACTTTCGGATGCAGTAAAATACCGCTTCCGCTACACAATCCTTTTTCAATTAGGACTTTCGCCTTCAGACTTAAAAAAATTGATTTTAAAACAGCTCGCCTTTTATTTTTGTATTCCGGCACTTTTGGGTATTCTATTAAGCGGAATGATTACCGTTTTTGTAGGCAACTTCTTTTGGTTTCATACAGGACTTCTTGCCTCAGGTTTTATTCATTTTATATTCACCCTCATTCCGTTTTTTATCATATATGGAATTTATTTCGGTATAACTTATAGACTTTTTATAAAGAATACGGAATTAATATGA
- a CDS encoding thioesterase family protein yields MLKTGINGKEEIIVNENHSAESLESGTLKVFGTPAMIALMEKTAWKSVQDYLEEGQGTVGTSLEIKHVSATPLGMKVYCESELTGIDGKKLIFSVKAYDETGLIGEGIHERFIVNNEKFQKKTNQKMK; encoded by the coding sequence ATGTTAAAAACAGGTATTAACGGAAAAGAAGAAATTATCGTAAATGAAAATCATTCAGCTGAAAGTTTGGAAAGCGGAACACTGAAAGTATTCGGCACTCCTGCGATGATTGCATTGATGGAAAAAACTGCATGGAAAAGTGTGCAGGATTATTTGGAAGAAGGACAGGGAACCGTCGGCACCTCATTGGAAATAAAACATGTTTCCGCAACGCCGCTCGGCATGAAAGTTTATTGCGAAAGCGAACTTACCGGCATAGACGGAAAAAAGCTTATCTTTTCGGTAAAGGCCTATGACGAAACAGGTTTGATCGGAGAAGGAATACACGAGCGCTTTATCGTCAACAATGAAAAATTTCAAAAAAAGACAAATCAAAAGATGAAGTAA